Proteins co-encoded in one Bremerella sp. TYQ1 genomic window:
- a CDS encoding DUF1559 domain-containing protein: MSTTKKNGFTLVELLVVIAIIGILIALLLPAVQQAREAARRIQCTNHLKQLGLAMHNYHDTYQSFPYGQYSGQQYEDTSENPNRSTWFVAILPFVEQSAMYDAVRPLMATSAANTWPANIRNTVVEGFVCPSDPNGGKVGNDGFQGNYVANATSDAIFSSGPTSTGVPLVEVSSTTPYQGMNGLFFVKSSIKFRDITDGTSNTAMFSEVRQSPQAECKLGNYWNGWAMESLYTAIFSINGKPSAGNGDFVPGSTVTQNPWRLTFPMPESPPGAQTAFSPRSAHPGGVMLTRADASVSFIPDTINFGTFKNLSNRGDGNILEAF, translated from the coding sequence ATGTCTACAACGAAGAAAAACGGATTTACGCTGGTGGAGCTTTTGGTGGTGATAGCCATCATTGGGATTTTGATTGCCTTGCTCCTGCCCGCTGTTCAGCAGGCTCGGGAAGCCGCGCGACGCATTCAGTGCACTAACCACCTGAAGCAGCTTGGGTTGGCGATGCATAACTATCACGATACTTACCAGTCCTTTCCGTATGGCCAATACAGCGGGCAACAATACGAAGACACTTCGGAGAACCCCAATCGATCGACTTGGTTCGTAGCGATTTTGCCGTTCGTCGAACAGTCGGCCATGTACGATGCGGTTCGGCCATTGATGGCTACATCGGCTGCAAACACGTGGCCTGCGAATATCCGCAATACCGTGGTTGAAGGGTTTGTTTGTCCATCAGATCCCAACGGTGGCAAAGTCGGTAACGATGGATTCCAGGGAAATTACGTTGCCAACGCGACGTCCGACGCGATTTTTTCCTCAGGCCCGACCTCAACAGGTGTGCCGCTAGTCGAAGTCAGTTCGACGACCCCCTACCAGGGCATGAACGGCTTGTTCTTTGTTAAGTCGTCGATCAAGTTTCGGGACATTACCGATGGAACGAGCAACACGGCTATGTTCAGTGAGGTGCGTCAAAGTCCGCAGGCTGAATGCAAATTAGGCAACTACTGGAACGGCTGGGCGATGGAGAGTCTGTATACCGCTATCTTCTCCATCAATGGCAAGCCTTCCGCTGGCAATGGTGACTTTGTCCCTGGCTCGACGGTCACGCAAAATCCTTGGCGTTTGACGTTTCCAATGCCAGAAAGCCCACCTGGCGCACAAACAGCATTTAGCCCTCGAAGTGCCCATCCTGGTGGCGTGATGCTGACGCGTGCCGACGCATCGGTATCATTCATTCCAGACACGATCAACTTTGGTACGTTCAAGAACCTATCCAATCGTGGCGATGGCAACATTCTGGAAGCGTTCTAA
- a CDS encoding DUF423 domain-containing protein, which produces MAQINLIIGAIFGMVAIVGGPIGAPTVKLKLDEQLRAKAKLVPGPALPNGDPGPEIMEISSIDRQENELRWENYQHGVQYVMYHALALTALGVVGTRGYGQIIGGSGFVLGTLLYGGGLALGAILDMPTLQVGMSVGGVLLLVGWCGLALATISARPKSVNPALDS; this is translated from the coding sequence ATGGCGCAAATCAATTTGATTATTGGGGCGATCTTTGGAATGGTTGCGATCGTAGGTGGTCCGATTGGTGCTCCTACGGTGAAGCTGAAGTTGGACGAGCAGCTTCGCGCGAAAGCGAAGTTAGTGCCTGGTCCGGCTTTGCCCAATGGTGATCCTGGGCCTGAGATCATGGAGATCAGCTCCATTGATCGCCAAGAGAACGAACTGCGGTGGGAGAATTATCAGCACGGTGTTCAGTACGTGATGTACCATGCTTTGGCGCTCACCGCTTTGGGGGTCGTCGGAACGCGCGGCTACGGCCAAATTATCGGAGGTAGCGGCTTCGTGTTAGGCACACTTCTGTACGGAGGAGGTCTCGCGCTAGGAGCGATTCTCGACATGCCCACGCTGCAAGTGGGGATGTCCGTTGGTGGAGTTCTGCTTCTCGTGGGATGGTGTGGGCTTGCGCTCGCGACAATTTCCGCGAGACCGAAATCGGTGAACCCTGCCTTAGACTCTTGA
- the glmS gene encoding glutamine--fructose-6-phosphate transaminase (isomerizing) translates to MCGIVGYVGELRAADFLLEGLRRLEYRGYDSAGIAAIDRLQKFHIVKTAGRIDSLSDRLADEMPSGTTGIGHTRWATHGPATQANAHPHAGPHEEVVVVHNGVIENYATLKAKLQQKGYQFKSDTDTEVIAFMLEDGFKQLPIAPGKVPSDEALVGLVQKVLAKLQGTYGVGILFRCRPDLVIAARLGSPLVIGVSEDAHFLASDASPLVGYTDKIVYLADHQVALLKADSLQIAHRDLGEVTHNVEKLEIASGDVELGDFEHYMLKEIFEQPQSIENAMRGRLNLDNATAVFGGLSLSPQELRGVDRILLTACGTSWHAAMVGEYLIEEMARIPVEVEYASELRYRNPPVPRRTLVFGITQSGETADTLAALREMKRKGHPTLAICNVVGSSIAQEADGGIYLHAGPEVGVASTKAYTSQLVVLAMLGLYFGRLNHLSFDQGYRIIRAMQALPDVVRKALTTQEQARKIAEKYQSANNFLYLGRYFNFPTALEGALKLKEISYIHAEGYPAAELKHGPIALVDENTPSVFIMPQGVVYDKVMSNLQEIKARGGPVIAIASEDDHEIENYADDVIRIPTVEEFLQPIVSVIPLQFIAYHIALLRGCDVDKPRNLAKSVTVE, encoded by the coding sequence ATGTGTGGAATTGTCGGGTACGTTGGAGAACTCAGAGCCGCAGACTTCCTGTTGGAAGGCTTGCGTCGATTGGAGTACCGCGGCTACGACAGCGCCGGCATCGCGGCAATCGATCGCTTGCAGAAGTTTCATATCGTGAAGACGGCCGGTCGTATCGATTCTTTGTCGGATCGGTTGGCAGACGAGATGCCGTCGGGCACAACCGGAATCGGCCACACACGCTGGGCTACTCACGGTCCGGCCACTCAAGCGAATGCCCACCCTCACGCTGGCCCTCATGAAGAAGTTGTCGTCGTCCACAATGGCGTGATCGAAAACTATGCTACCCTGAAAGCGAAGCTACAACAAAAGGGCTATCAATTTAAAAGCGACACCGATACCGAGGTGATCGCATTCATGCTGGAAGATGGATTCAAACAGCTACCTATCGCACCTGGCAAAGTCCCTTCGGATGAAGCTTTGGTCGGACTCGTACAGAAAGTCCTTGCCAAGCTACAAGGAACGTACGGGGTTGGCATTCTTTTCCGTTGTCGTCCCGATCTGGTCATCGCAGCCCGATTGGGTAGCCCGTTGGTGATTGGCGTATCGGAAGATGCTCATTTCCTTGCCAGCGATGCCTCGCCACTGGTGGGCTATACCGACAAAATCGTCTACCTGGCCGACCACCAAGTTGCCCTGCTCAAAGCAGACTCGCTCCAGATCGCCCACCGCGATTTGGGAGAGGTTACTCATAACGTCGAAAAGCTGGAGATTGCCTCGGGAGATGTCGAGCTCGGCGACTTCGAGCACTACATGCTCAAAGAGATCTTCGAGCAACCACAGTCCATCGAGAACGCGATGCGGGGGCGGTTGAACCTCGACAATGCTACGGCCGTGTTTGGTGGATTAAGTCTTTCGCCACAGGAGCTACGCGGGGTCGACCGCATCTTACTGACGGCCTGTGGCACAAGCTGGCATGCAGCGATGGTCGGGGAATACTTAATCGAAGAGATGGCCCGAATCCCTGTGGAAGTGGAATATGCTTCCGAGCTTCGCTATCGTAATCCGCCGGTTCCACGACGAACGCTTGTATTCGGAATTACACAAAGCGGTGAAACGGCCGACACGCTGGCTGCTTTGCGAGAGATGAAACGGAAGGGGCATCCTACCCTGGCCATCTGCAACGTCGTCGGCAGTAGCATTGCCCAGGAAGCGGACGGCGGCATTTACCTGCACGCTGGCCCCGAAGTAGGCGTAGCTTCGACCAAGGCTTACACGTCACAGCTAGTCGTCTTAGCCATGCTCGGACTTTACTTCGGTCGTTTGAATCATTTGAGTTTTGATCAAGGGTATCGCATCATCCGTGCGATGCAGGCTCTGCCGGACGTGGTCCGAAAGGCCCTGACAACCCAGGAACAAGCCCGAAAGATCGCAGAGAAATATCAATCCGCCAATAACTTCCTGTACCTGGGCCGGTACTTTAATTTTCCGACGGCACTGGAAGGCGCATTGAAGCTAAAGGAAATCAGTTACATCCACGCCGAAGGGTATCCGGCCGCAGAGCTGAAGCATGGTCCGATCGCGCTGGTCGACGAGAACACGCCTAGCGTCTTCATCATGCCACAAGGTGTCGTTTACGACAAAGTCATGAGCAACTTGCAGGAAATCAAAGCACGTGGCGGTCCCGTCATTGCAATTGCCAGCGAGGACGACCACGAAATCGAGAACTACGCCGACGACGTTATCCGAATCCCAACGGTTGAAGAATTCCTGCAGCCCATTGTTTCGGTGATCCCACTCCAGTTCATTGCCTATCACATCGCCCTGCTACGCGGCTGCGATGTCGACAAGCCGCGGAATTTGGCGAAGAGTGTGACGGTGGAATAG
- the kdsB gene encoding 3-deoxy-manno-octulosonate cytidylyltransferase has product MKPALSLALNSLVVIPARLQSTRLPQKLLLAETGKPLIQHTYEAACKAQGTSGVIVATDHESIRGAVDRFGGESVMTSEACASGTDRVAEVAKARPDVDIFINVQGDEPEISADAIEKVRFLLEVNPDVSMATLATPIRSLEKLRDPACVKVVCGENGRALYFSRSPIPYVRDGYESVLNAQQPAFLQHLGIYAYRRDFLLNLATAPPSPLEQLEKLEQLRVLEMGETILVGTIAEPSIGIDTPEDYAAFVKKMSNR; this is encoded by the coding sequence ATGAAACCTGCTCTGTCACTCGCCCTCAACAGCTTGGTCGTTATTCCGGCGCGACTGCAATCGACTCGATTGCCGCAAAAGCTTTTGTTGGCGGAGACCGGCAAACCGCTCATCCAGCATACGTACGAAGCAGCATGTAAGGCCCAGGGAACTAGTGGCGTGATTGTGGCGACCGACCACGAATCGATCCGCGGTGCAGTGGATCGTTTCGGTGGAGAGTCGGTGATGACCAGCGAGGCATGTGCTAGCGGCACCGATCGTGTGGCCGAGGTCGCCAAAGCACGTCCAGACGTCGATATTTTCATCAATGTCCAGGGAGACGAACCTGAGATTTCTGCCGATGCGATCGAGAAAGTGCGATTCCTGCTGGAAGTGAACCCCGACGTTTCTATGGCGACGTTGGCAACGCCGATTCGTTCGTTAGAAAAATTACGGGATCCCGCGTGCGTTAAGGTGGTCTGCGGCGAAAACGGCCGAGCTCTCTATTTCAGTCGTAGCCCGATTCCTTACGTACGTGACGGATACGAGTCCGTCCTGAATGCTCAGCAGCCAGCATTTCTTCAGCATTTGGGCATCTATGCCTACCGTCGCGACTTTCTTTTAAACTTGGCCACGGCACCCCCTTCCCCCCTCGAGCAGCTCGAAAAACTGGAACAGCTGCGAGTCTTGGAGATGGGAGAGACCATCTTGGTGGGGACCATCGCCGAACCAAGCATTGGAATCGACACGCCGGAAGACTATGCGGCGTTTGTCAAAAAGATGTCCAATCGCTAG